DNA from Microbacterium sp. SORGH_AS_0969:
GTGCGGATCGTGTCGGTGTACGTGGCGGTGGCGTCGCCACCGGTGGTCGTGCAGCCGGCTGTCGCGAACGCGACGGTCAGAGCGAGGGTTGCGGCGATGACGCCGTGACGGGTTTTCATGGTCTGCCTCTCGGGTGATGCGCGGGTCGGGTCGGGGTCAGTCGGCGATCTCAAAGATCTCGATGGTCGTGTGGTGGGGGTTCGCGGTGGCGCGCCGGCCGACGAACATCGATCGCGTCAGCCAGTGCAGGTGGGGAGCGACCGAGCGGAAGCGCGGCGTGCTCTCGAAGTAGACGGCGCCGTCCGCGGGCTCGCGCACGACGCCCACGTTGTAGACGTCGATGACGTCTCCCTCGGTGGTGCGGATGAGGTAGCGGGCTTCGACGGCGAAGGTGCCGTCGGCGCGCACGAGACACCAGTCGCCGCCCCCGGGCACGATCTCGCCAGTGA
Protein-coding regions in this window:
- a CDS encoding DUF3237 family protein gives rise to the protein MAPAPSLRYCVTITAHVAPGIPLEKQGDDVLEFIPITGGPVTGEVTGEIVPGGGDWCLVRADGTFAVEARYLIRTTEGDVIDVYNVGVVREPADGAVYFESTPRFRSVAPHLHWLTRSMFVGRRATANPHHTTIEIFEIAD